Genomic segment of Fibrobacter sp.:
TCTCGAACGTGGAAATCTCTCCGCATTCCTTCTTATCTCCTGAGGATCAAACTTCTCCTCTTTAGCAAGAAACTCATGTACCGCATCGATAATGCAAAGCGGATTCTGCTTGTAAAAAAACAGCCCCGTTTTTCCATCAATAACAGTCTCCAGTGCCCCTCCCCTGCCAAAAGCAATCACCGGAAGTCCTGATGCCTGAGCCTCCACATTTACAATTCCGAAATCCTCCTCAGCAGAAAACACAAATGCCCTGGCCTTGCTCAATATTTTCTCCACTTCCTCACCTGTCTGATGTCCGACAAACTCTATGTTGGGAAGAGCAATTTTCTTAAGACTTTTCATTGCCGGACCATCCCCTATAATAACCAGAGGAAGCTTGAGATGATTAAATGCATGAATAATCAGGTCCACTCTTTTGTAAGGAACAAGCCTTGAGATGGTAACAAAGTAATTCTCTCGTTTGTCGCTCAGATAGAATCTCTCAACATCAACAGGGGGATATATTACCTTTGCGTGCCGGTTGTAACATTTCCAGATCCTGTTGGCGATATATTTGGAATTTGCTACAAACTCATTGACCCTGTTGGCTGAAACAGTATCCCAGATCCTGATATAATGAAGCATCAAACGCACAAGGAAGCTTTTTGCCCCTCCTTTAAGTCCTGCTGCCTCCAGATACTCAAATGTCAAATCCCAGATATAGCGCATCGGTGAATGACAGTAACAGATGTGAAGCTGGTCGGAAGAGTTGAGTACTCCTTTGGCAACAGCATAAGACGAGGAGATTATAAGCTTAT
This window contains:
- a CDS encoding glycosyltransferase family 4 protein, with the protein product MDTAIIHEWLVTLAGAESVLHSIYKLYPGSIYTLFHDPEQVKGTIWDESRIKTSILQRIPFARKHHRAFLPLFPMAIEQFDLRDHKLIISSSYAVAKGVLNSSDQLHICYCHSPMRYIWDLTFEYLEAAGLKGGAKSFLVRLMLHYIRIWDTVSANRVNEFVANSKYIANRIWKCYNRHAKVIYPPVDVERFYLSDKRENYFVTISRLVPYKRVDLIIHAFNHLKLPLVIIGDGPAMKSLKKIALPNIEFVGHQTGEEVEKILSKARAFVFSAEEDFGIVNVEAQASGLPVIAFGRGGALETVIDGKTGLFFYKQNPLCIIDAVHEFLAKEEKFDPQEIRRNAERFPRSRFEREFKEFVDGAWEEFPYK